In the genome of Diabrotica undecimpunctata isolate CICGRU chromosome 2, icDiaUnde3, whole genome shotgun sequence, the window cttgtatgatctgttcttctcacatgtccataccaaattaaacgtttttcttcgatgtagctgagtatgtcttgttctactgccattcttcgttttatctcctcatttctgatgcgatccatttttgttactctgcagcttcttctcatgaactccatttcagttgctgtgatttttgacctgtttcgtttatttattacccaattctctggttctggttcttgctctgttgttaaatattcggtcttttctagatttatttccagtccattttttgtgtattccttttctaattttcggagcatatagcacagatcttcttcatcttgagtcgttaccacttggtcatctgcaaagcttaatgtgtacaagaagttgtcccggattggtatccccatcccttcacatttccttttccatggttttaatatttgttcgaggaatatcttgaacagtgtcgaagatgtagagcatccctgcaataagccttttgtggtcttaaattcgttggagtatttattgccggttttaactcttaccttgttgttgttgtaaaggttttttacggcttctgtTAACCtttgagttattccgatttctttcatcgtgttccatagttgttttctggggaccgtgtcatatgccttttttaaatctatgaatgacatgtgtactggtctattttttgccattttttttttcaattaattgttggagtgtataaatgtggtctatgcaagatcttcctgccgtgaaccccgcctgatcttctccgattttatttgagatagatttttccagtttttctttcagtatttttccatataacctgcccatacatgctatcacactgatgcctctgtagttcccgcatttcttcttatctccctttttatgtatcgaggttatatatgctttggaccattcttctggtatttcgttcaggtttatagcggtactgaacatttcgtgtataaATTCTGTGTAATTTGTCCGTTCCGTACTTACTTAGTTCATTAACGATTCCTCCTGGTCCCCCTGATGTTTTGTtctttatggcattctttacttcgattaaggttatctcaatctgttcttcattcttattttgttgttgttcctgttcTGTGTCTGTCTCTCTGAAATCTGGGCGGTTATCTGTGagcagttctttatagtagtcttcccactctttttctgatatgtattgtatttggaccttttcgttgttattcttccttaaagatttcagtattttccaggattccgaattccttgttcttcctatgtattgttcaatttgtgcacatgtttcttcccattcttcattcttttcttttgcccttcttcgttttacttctctgtttttctctttgtacttctgtgtgtcttctggggattgggtgctcatacttttcatatatagaattttcttctcctcaatacattttttggtttctttgtttatttttactttgtgttgGGTATTTCTTTTCTCAAGTTTCCCCAAAGCTTCTAACACCGCCTTTTTTATGCTGGGTTTGACGTGCTCGTACGTTTCTTTGACGTTTCTGAAACCGAAATCCTGTAACTTCTGGTCCAGTCTTCTCTGGTATAGGTCCCTTATGGATTCCTcttgaagtaaatttatgttgaacttcatttcttcttctttctgttcattttctacttggtcttcttcgtgttctttCTTCCTTCTAGTTTGGGTGTTCAACGTGTAGGGAAACCttatttgtgaaattattaatcggTGGTCAGTGCCACATTCGGCTCCTCTTTTTACTCGTGTatctctaattttgatagtactaCTTTTGCTGACAATTATGTAATCGATAATGGATCTGATGTTTCTCGTTGTTTGTACATAcgtgtatttatgtatgtcctTATGTCTGAAAAAGCCGTTAGTAATTTTCAGATTGTTCAGTTCGCACAGGTCAATTAGTCTTTCTCCATTATCGTTTGTCACATCTTCTCCAAAACGGCCTATCGTGCTATCATTTTGTCGTTTCCCTGTTCTTTCATTTAGGTCCCctgctattattatttcttgtgttAGTCTCACTTTTCCGATCTCTTCTTGTAAGGTATCCATGAACTGATCCTTTTCTGCTACCAGACTGTTATCCGTAGAGCCGTATACTCCCAGTATCACGATTTGCCTGCCATAGATTTCCATGATGAGTTTTACTATTCGTTCATTTATGGGTTcccatgtttttattgtttttacccATTTTGTCTTGACTAGTATCCCCACTCCGGCAGATGCTCTTTCTTCCTTCTTTTTCCCGCTCCAACAGTAGAAGATGTCATgtcaaagacatctttaaaagcgatatatctatttctttaaaacgtaaaacatttgaccaataAGTGTTGCCTCTGATGACCTATCGTgccgaaactttgacattgacagttACAACTTCAAAAACGATGCAAATAGCTCCGAagaaaatggaaaggtcaatgctgagtacatcgcttcgtgaccgagttagaaatgaagacttaagacgaagaacaggagttactGATGTAATCtcccgaattgccacactgaaatAGAACTGGGCCGGACCCGTTGCCCGATTCAGTGATGAAAGTTTGccgaagagattgcttgagtggagacagaggttagacaaaagaactagaggaagactcactactcgttggactgacgatctcaagaaaatgtcaagaaattggatgaaaagtgctcaatGTTCCTATTttcagcagtggacgcaaagggcTGGTTGATGATGATGTTAAAGAAATGTCTTATAAGATATACGGAAGAGAGTTTTGGCAATTAATTCGCCGAACATAAAACAAACTTTTTACGACGAAACACGAAAATTTTAACTAGAAAGAATTAAAAACGAAGACGTCAAAATTGCTCGGAAAATAAATAAGAACTGTCGACGATATCGCCAGAAACAACTTCTATGATATGGATATGTAAACAGTATGGGTGAAGACTGAATAGCAAAAACGAATAATTAACTGGAAAAAGGACGCACAAGAGATTTCAATAGGACCAAGACTGCTATGAGGAGAGGGCGAATGGATGGATAAAAACTCTATGCAATATGAGAACCAGATATTATATATCATCATTCTTCAGTGTATCATTAGCGTATTCTCCGATTATGGGACAGCCTCCTTTACATAGTCCttcatttctgcccacgattgtctaatatttacttttctgtaccggcttgtttccttatgttatagtcccatcttaaatctGGACGTTTTATTGGTCACTTAAttgcctcttggataccacagtttAATACTAGTGGACAAATGTACattttgtatgtatatatgcCTGTCATAGCTTACGTCTGTCCGAATTTTCCACATAGAGCGACTCCTTCACATGAGTAGGTCGAGTCTTTTACTAACCTTGTTACGGGCCAATACTGTCTGGTGAGCACCACTCTCGTGAATCGGAGTCGGTCTCCACATAGCCTCAGGTTAAGTAATTCTTTCTTCTGCAAGTTGTGTGTGATAAAATAGGGTACTGGTGTACGTCTTTCTGGAATTTGGGAAGTCACTATTATATATTGTGTATAATATAAGTGGAAGAATGGAACCATGTTGCATTCGTGCGGTGGGAGTAAAAGGTGTCGACAATAGATTTATGTCCTTGATATTTAGGCAGCTGTGTGCTTCACTTAAATACTTTGCTGTGCTTATTGAGATTGGTCCTTTGAGCAtgcttattaaaaataattactaaatttattagataattgGATGGTTGGAGGTCAACAAATAAAGTATATTATTAGCAGTTCAAAATTAAGTTAAGAACAAAGAATCAATGGAAAAATTATCCAGGAGACTACCACGCCAATGAAGATTACGAAAGTACAAATCTCTGAGgtaaaaaagaatttataaaatatgccaaatttaaaaaatgtacagaATTTGATGAACATTTTAGAATGGTATACAAAGCTTAATGTGTAATTAGAAATAATGTCAATAAATCTTCAAATATCAAAATAATTAAGGTAAACTTTTTGAAATAACTCATAAAATGACGAATGAAACTTACCAACGGCTACAGTTTTCACGTAGCTACCAGGATAATCAACAAATACAGGAAATTCTGAATGTTTATTGTCTCCCAACATCGTGGTcacatcttcttttttctttggtGCAGGATATTTGGTTAACGTAGCCATACGGTTTATGCTACTCTTCGTCATATTTTCGTTAGTTTCTTTAACGTTTAATCGTAGATACCTAAAAAGAGCAACACAAtcggtttatttatttattatggtgaTCAACATCATGACATTATCCATTTTTTTGATACCCGCAAAAAATTTTAGCAGTAGAATTTTTTTGCAATAAACTATTATTTTTACAGAATTtgttttgtttacaatatttgattttattacaattttttttttcgaatacaGCTTTATTTACTTTCTGCGCAGAATTTTCCCGGTCTTTGGGGAAATACAGCGCAATGACAATTTTTtaaggtaattttttttttcttcaaaatccgtAAAACTTTAACCTTTTTTTTATGGGAATAATGGCCCCAATAGATAAAAGTTTCAGTAGTTAAATTATGGAAGTTTGTGTGCACATAGGAAACTTTTGTATTTTCCCTTAGGTGCACAGAATTCCTCCGGTCTCCCCTATTACCATATTTTCAATTAATTACTGTTAGAAATTTATGATAAGTATTATATTAAACAgtaatttatacaatttaaaagaagttgtttataataaatatattaaaataaagcaACTGGTTACTATATTTAACATTAACAACACGTGTTAACACAGTTGGATAGATATTTATTAGAGTTTTGTTGCACTGTGGCGCAtccaggggggttttgggggttaaaattCCCctcagggcatataaagtaaaaaatatataaagaatagtaggaaaatgtaacttgtctttcacacacaatacaaaaagtctaaaacgctaattgaataattaaataaccactttaaatatgtagaacacaataattaatacacaataattaataatatttttcattatatttagatatagatacctaatattaggcttatgacaaaagtacagtctgtcccaaacccttctttcagtgcgtcactaattttgacgtcatataggattttaagaatgtcgagaattattgcatgacattttaattaaatttgacagttgcaggatcgtaatctgtctttttctaattgaaaataatttaataattttaatattagtctttgttctttctcgatatatctcggtatattaaaatatttttatgacaataaatacaaaattaaattttcactgtaaaatgtctgataataccatcgagttagaatctatggagagggcatcacgtgactaaaaacgacctcacttcggccatattgttttgccacttttgacagatcgtatatgtttatttatgattgttgtttttcgaatattttcagttttataatacttttatagaaactgtaataatatattgtgatactgcctaataatggtttcttgttctcaacgtagttgcagtggcagaagcaatgttaataaaaaatcttcaggaataacgttctacaggttagcatacaaatatgtaaacaaagtaatggcccgtacttcagagaataaattaatagtatttgactgtattaatttatctttatgtataatatatcgtgtttttagtgtttaccgcgggataaataaatcatagtttattaaaaatgtattgcacttttttagattatgattaaatcttctgaataactagtcatatttttatagtagttttaatattattgagtccggccatgatcccaccgccatattgatatcacagttagccacgcctacctacgccgtttttagtacatacgttaatatgctcacagcttctccatagattctaactcgatggataATACTAatctggaatgacaattatcattttatcagttgacattgtgaaagtactgtcacgatcgagacaatctgcgtcaaattatatttatgcgcatcattgattggatatctatttagcgtattctaaactccaaccaattatacacccgtaagtagaattagctttacgataaagttctatgtataataattacagactcacgtttttttctgtcacttctagcttaatgtgttagagagaattcgatcaactatgacgcactgaaagaagggtttgggacgaactatagaCATAActagtctgttgcgagtagcatgcgcctacaggtcTGTAtttgcggcggccttgtggactatcacgggttgtgttcctctgcatgttttagcagtagaaaagagacatctctatgagagccGAGCGCCGAAGGTACTGgatagattgtctgttttagggtgtatcttcataggttcagaaagacagatacagataaatgcctatactgcgaatattccgacattgttactcacacaatgctggagtgtaatagatgtgcCGGggggagagaaacagaatgtataaagaaataggtatgaatcctgtgactgtaagagaaatgatcgtgaagatgacgggaaatacggagggattaaatagtgttcacaattataTCCGAgtagtcattaaaaagaaagaagaagaagagaaacaccaaccgggccaacgacagagatgagatctaattactattttaatgggaataagccgcacttgaaggttaaaataagtttattgacgtttgaatttttgatctttgatcttgcactgataacttatATACTCCAAAGAAAAAGAATaacggttggtaccgaagtacatctaaccttcatcgacctagaaaaggcgtatgatataGTATCTAGacctaaattgtggcaagctttataCAATAAGTATACAGGAATAACAccacttacctaaaaatcggaaagagactatcagagccaataaaagtaactaaaggactaaaacaacgATGCAGTATGtaacccttactgtttaatttctATATTGAGGCAGCCTTCAACCTcatatcaaataaataaatgttataaataaattgtgtTTTAGTGTTAGTGATAGAagagtataaataaattaaaataaatattacaatataATAGTTAATTCCTCAGGACATTAATCCGGTCTACCTTAATTTCCCTATGACAGGAAAACCTAAAAAATGACCGTCAGTCAGTTAGCAAAGATGCTAAGAATCCCCTGGCTTGGCACAGTGAAGATAATGAATAAAATAGCAACATGGAATGTATTAACACAATTAAGAAAATGAATATAGTGAAAATCGACATCATGGTTATCAGCGAAACGAGTTGCAGTATGTCAATACGATGGCTACAGTTGCACAGTTTGTAAACTTAGGAACTTAGAATCATTCGGTTTTATAAATTCATTTTGTTAACGCTtaaatatatacatatctcaTGAATACAATGAATACAATAAGCTTGAAACTTACTTATTGGTATGCATAATACATTCTCCCGGACTagcagtaaaaatatttaattgagaTTCATCTTTGTCTGATGGAGCCATTTCCGCATTATGAAACATTCTATCGCCCTCTTGTTTTAAAAACGTCATGTTAATGGAACAGCCATTTCCTGCACCACAACCTCGATCTCGTAAAATATCTTGGGCTTGCACAAAGTTCTCAGCGCCTAGGAGAGCTCTTGTAATGAACATCCTTGCTAAAAggaaaaaacaatataattatttaaatagaaaaaggAACATCTGGTTATAGGAAGTATTCCTGGCTAAAGATCATCCGTGATTGCGTGATTGGACAGGACTCAGTTCACATATACTACTTAGAACGCAAAATCGTACACGGTATGCCAAAATTGTTACCAACCTCCACTGGTGGATGACGACaccatagacgtatatattaatATAGATTGAGCATGCCAACAAACTCCCCATTCGCGCTCTCCCAAACCAAAAAGTAACGCTACTATACTTACTTGCCATGTAAGCTAGAGACACAACTAAGAACGAAGATAAAGATGTTGTCGTCACTTAGCTCTACAGACTGCTCGGTCTATATCAATATACACGTCTATGGACAACACTTGAAGAAAAAGGTATTTTATTCAGTGATATAAGTCGAGTCAATAAATACTTATCTTATTACATTACTTATTACATATGAAGAGCATTCACGCAAAAGTGGATAAGTccaaatttgcaatttttgagtTAGGTATGGATTCGGCatctaaaagaaaatatttatcgATATTTTCATCAAAACTCGTGATAAAGGTGATAAATACCATGCAAAACAAATACGAAAGTGGTCACGCTCAAGCAAAAGTGAATATTTCCGTAATATTGGACTTATATAGATAAGTTCAAACAAAACTCGATAATTCCTGTTAATATCTTATGGGTGCTATCAGGATTCAGTCATAAGTTGATAAGTACACTTCGGGGAtcactgtaatatatttttatatttttggcaaTGTATGCCCCCTGTTATCAAGTAGCTGAACCTATGTCATTAAGAAGAAATACATCACTACAGTATTTTGTTATAAGTTTTGCGGTTCACgtaaaatagaaaattaacgTCAGCGTTGAACGTTTTCCGACTTAGATTTGGTTCTAATAGGCAAATTATATTTGTGTGTTGTGTAGCTATGGATGGCTATAATGAAGACTTACTAAGCGTAAACGAGAACAAGCTGACAGGTATTTACTAATGTACTATATTCATATTAAACGTTTTCGCGTTGAAGTTATGAATTAATTTTATTACTCGGATTTTTGCAGCTATGGTCAGTTATGGCGCAAGCGCTCTTATCTTACAATACCAATGGGAtcgaattattaaataaaaatcatagTTACATACTAATTTAATACCAGGgacctacatatatatatatatatatatatatatatatatatatatatatatatatatatatatatatatatatatatatatatatatatatatatattttcacaaCATTGGGTTTAAATCTCCGTCAGCTGAATTCAATGTTCTTTTAATTGAATTGCTAAATCGGTAATAAAccttaactacaggtgaagaAATGGTTGATACAGATTCGTCCAGGATTGCGTAATATGATTAcaatattattcgcccagataattgaaggtaatatgattacgataacttacaataaatctcgatgactgctgcactatttcactgATTCTACTATACGTTACTAGTATCAGGCACTGAAGTTAATCAAAATGAAGGTActttataacaatatttaatctaatatggtattagattaagatatttcaaagatttaagtgtatacacacttaaagaaaaaatttacaGAGAACGGTAAGATAAGCAAGCGTCTTTACTCGAAAACTGCCCTACCCAGAGTCCTTTTCTCCCTCCTAAATTTTCACAAGCTTCCAAAAAAAAGTGGGATATCCCCTACTCAAAAATGACAACTTGCCTAAAAGGACGCCAGGCTGTTTCCATCTCTAGGAAGATACCCGAATATAGAAAAGTTCTAGATAAGTAACGGGATTCTTGTCGTTGGAAACCATGGGAAGCGATAGGACCTTTTGAATTAGGTTCTTTCAGAAAGATACTATAAGAGCTTTTACGACTATGTTTACAAATTATCAAAAAGGACATGCCTGAATAGTCGGTATGTTGGTGATAGTCGGtatgttccaataaaatttgCTAAGAATCAGAATTTGTACAAGAGGGGAACAAAGCCACTTGTCTTGTGTATCTGTATAAaagtaacttttatttaattgaaatttattttcaattattttcgaATTAGGGATCTCCACGGAAGACTTCCCAAAACGTAACAATAATGGAGTTTTTATTTATCAAAAGTACTTACGTGTCTTTCCAGGTCTGGTATGTTTGACGCTTAAAGTATTTATCGTAAATATCAAACCGTGATGGTTATAACTCATTGTGTAACCAGGCAAATGTCCGGCATAGCATAAAGAAGTGAATTTCTCTTCTTTAAATTGCCACTTTCCTTCAAGTTTCTCAGGAATTATGTGAGCCGATACGAAATAAATATGGTTTAGAGTGTCGCTTAGCGCATCTTCGGTATGTCCTAGAATTTCCTGAAAATAGAATATGATGAGCTGGTATAAATGCCTATAAGATAATGATTATTACAATTTAGAGGATTTTGTGTTATTTTAAAGGTAGATCTAATAGCAGGCCCTAATATGAATCATGTAGTTAATATGGGCCCTCAGTAAAAATCGGAAATGTCAGGTAGTGCAATCTTTGAATAATATACTGGATTCAATGACGTGAATAAATCCTTCGACACAGTCTGGCACAGAGGAGAGAACGGACTTTCATACAAAATGGATACAGCGGAGCCATGACAGAGCTAATCTCATCGTACTTGGGCGACCAGAGCTTTAGGGCTCGGATAGGACAAGTCAGCACATAGGCTAAACCTGGGCACGAGAGGGCCACATGCTCGAGTGTCAAGTCGCCGAACTGCAACCCGAGCAGCAATTTCAGAATCGATGATAAATCACCAGAGACAGCAGGAAAAGAGAACATTACGCTAACCTGCTTTAATCGGGATAGGATATCGTGTTGGAAAAAATGAACTTCGGTTTTTCCAGGTAATGTAAATTGTGTAAAATGAAAGCTATCTATTCTATTCAAAAAATAAACGGTCGTTAGGGTTTTATCGACAAAAGAATTTGATAGTGGATTCTAATAAAAGACAGTATGGTGAGTCAAGGAAAGTTTGACGAGAGAAAGAGAGGAGATGgtaagatatttttgttttgagtAATTTGATTGGTTCGAGAGAAGGATTGGAGAAGTAAGAGGAGGGGGAAgttagtttagttttttttttggcaaaggaaaaacgAGGAGTCTAAGATAGAACTGCAAGAGAAAAGGTTGTTTCCTGTGATAAGAAAAAAAGGTGTGGACATTGCGAGATAAAGTGTTGAATCGTGAAAGAAAGTTTGTGAAGTTGTTTGTGGCAGCAGAAAGTCGTGACAGTGTAAGAAGAGATCTTCAAATCCACAATTTGTAAGTCTTTcttttaatataagaattatttGAGGCGAGGTCGCATATGTTTTGTTACGACAGTAAACGAGATCAGGAGGTGTGGAGAAACAGCCTAAGGGGAATCAACATAaagtttagtttgttttattgaaaacaaaagataGGCCCAGAGATTCGAAGTTTTgtttttggatatagaattgAATAGAGACAGTTTTTTTAGACAAATTTATAGGACCGGAGAGAAAGTTAGGATCATATGATCTGTTGTTATTTATATACTGATAATTATATGATATGATCTTGTTTTTTTGTAAATCTATTTTACATTATACAGCTGGTATATTTGAATGTCCATgatataatatattgataaaaggtacatatggtattgtttgtGTATATCTTTATTCCTTTTTGTCCTCATACTTGCAAATAAAACATAATTGATACTGAGCCACGGAATTAAGTTCTGATATAAACAAAGTTATGGGTTTCATCAATTTAgatattgtattttaaaat includes:
- the t gene encoding beta-alanyl-dopamine/carcinine hydrolase isoform X1; the encoded protein is MAPSNRSKIIGRLQSIPILYTRGTHYEVGFNMGRTFSGLIHSFVTGNTALEEDLLPAYNTPEGKKAYDDTLASVKKNFPQYVRELEGIAEGANVPFFKLFLFHMDDIMALAVNEEPKVQQPVGCSSICVNQKGQEILGHTEDALSDTLNHIYFVSAHIIPEKLEGKWQFKEEKFTSLCYAGHLPGYTMSYNHHGLIFTINTLSVKHTRPGKTPRMFITRALLGAENFVQAQDILRDRGCGAGNGCSINMTFLKQEGDRMFHNAEMAPSDKDESQLNIFTASPGECIMHTNKYLRLNVKETNENMTKSSINRMATLTKYPAPKKKEDVTTMLGDNKHSEFPVFVDYPGSYVKTVAVGIFDCNAKTWSIYSDNPSKNEPIVVLPLVLKENK
- the t gene encoding beta-alanyl-dopamine/carcinine hydrolase isoform X2, which gives rise to MPVTESIGRRQDIPILYTRGTHYEVGFNTGRTFSGLIHSFVTGNTALEEDLLPAYNTPEGKKAYDDTLASVKKNFPQYVRELEGIAEGANVPFFKLFLFHMDDIMALAVNEEPKVQQPVGCSSICVNQKGQEILGHTEDALSDTLNHIYFVSAHIIPEKLEGKWQFKEEKFTSLCYAGHLPGYTMSYNHHGLIFTINTLSVKHTRPGKTPRMFITRALLGAENFVQAQDILRDRGCGAGNGCSINMTFLKQEGDRMFHNAEMAPSDKDESQLNIFTASPGECIMHTNKYLRLNVKETNENMTKSSINRMATLTKYPAPKKKEDVTTMLGDNKHSEFPVFVDYPGSYVKTVAVGIFDCNAKTWSIYSDNPSKNEPIVVLPLVLKENK